A single genomic interval of Halomonas sp. GT harbors:
- the queE gene encoding 7-carboxy-7-deazaguanine synthase produces the protein MYHVKEAFYTLQGEGAQAGRASVFCRFSGCNLWSGREIDRASAKCSFCDTDFIGTDGINGGRFNTPRELAEHIKALWPVHAGRATPYVVFTGGEPLLQLDSPLIALLHSDGFEVAVETNGTVMPPPGIDWLCVSPKGTNPLVVTRGDELKLVFPQSLAPPTQFANLDFNHFFLQPMDHGTTQKNHETVQATTAYCMANPQWRLSLQTHKIAGFE, from the coding sequence ATGTATCACGTCAAAGAAGCCTTTTATACCTTGCAGGGCGAAGGTGCTCAGGCAGGCCGTGCCAGCGTATTTTGCCGCTTTAGCGGCTGCAATCTATGGTCTGGGCGTGAGATCGATCGCGCCAGCGCAAAATGCTCCTTTTGCGACACCGATTTTATCGGCACGGATGGCATTAACGGTGGACGCTTTAACACACCACGTGAACTCGCTGAACACATTAAAGCCCTTTGGCCAGTTCATGCTGGAAGAGCTACACCTTACGTAGTCTTCACGGGTGGCGAGCCATTGCTCCAACTTGATTCCCCGCTGATTGCACTACTGCACAGCGATGGATTTGAAGTGGCAGTTGAAACAAATGGAACGGTCATGCCACCGCCAGGAATTGACTGGCTATGTGTTAGCCCTAAGGGCACAAACCCATTGGTGGTCACCCGCGGTGATGAGTTAAAGCTGGTTTTCCCACAATCTTTAGCGCCACCCACTCAATTCGCCAATTTGGACTTCAACCACTTTTTTTTGCAGCCAATGGACCACGGCACAACGCAGAAGAATCACGAAACTGTTCAGGCAACCACCGCCTATTGCATGGCTAATCCCCAGTGGCGGCTATCGCTTCAAACGCACAAAATTGCAGGATTTGAGTAA
- a CDS encoding tRNA-(ms[2]io[6]A)-hydroxylase, giving the protein MSIQLNALQPVGHALQADDLLPECLHQFLACPTPDAWLQWALEHPETLLIDHAQCEKKAASTAMSLLYRYVDQPLLLSKMSQLAREELLHFEQVVGLMEKRGVTYMHLTASRYAEGLRKHLRSNDPERLIDVLIIGALIEARSCERFARLIPYLDEELAKFYRTLVKSEGRHFEDYLLLARQQTAASIDDRIAFFVAREAELITSPDTAFRFHSGVPA; this is encoded by the coding sequence ATGTCGATACAATTAAATGCGTTACAACCCGTAGGTCATGCGCTCCAAGCGGATGATCTACTCCCGGAATGTCTTCATCAGTTTCTTGCTTGCCCAACGCCTGATGCTTGGTTGCAGTGGGCACTTGAACACCCTGAGACACTTCTTATTGACCACGCTCAGTGTGAAAAAAAAGCCGCTTCAACGGCAATGAGCCTGCTCTACCGTTATGTTGATCAGCCGTTACTGTTGAGCAAGATGTCGCAATTGGCGCGAGAAGAGCTGCTGCACTTTGAGCAGGTAGTCGGCTTAATGGAAAAACGGGGCGTGACGTATATGCATCTTACTGCGTCACGTTATGCCGAAGGCTTGCGTAAGCATTTGCGTAGCAATGACCCTGAACGCTTAATTGATGTGTTAATTATTGGTGCGCTCATTGAAGCACGCAGCTGCGAACGCTTTGCGCGATTAATACCTTATTTAGATGAAGAGCTTGCCAAGTTCTATCGCACGTTAGTGAAGTCAGAAGGTCGTCACTTTGAAGACTATTTGCTGTTAGCAAGACAGCAGACAGCTGCATCAATAGACGACAGAATCGCCTTTTTTGTGGCGCGTGAAGCGGAGTTGATTACTTCGCCAGATACGGCTTTTCGTTTTCATAGCGGTGTGCCGGCTTGA
- the queC gene encoding 7-cyano-7-deazaguanine synthase QueC, translating to MSLPPTSGADALSTVVVYSGGMDSYTVLHRAIQEGLDVHALSFDYGQRHSKELDIAKAVCKQHNIPHQIVDIRAIHGLIDNSALTNPDVSMPEGNYAAENLHTTVVPNRNMILLSLAIAKAVNIGAARVDYGAHGGDHILYPDCRPEFVHAMNHVAGIANFEPVTLHAPYLTSSKADILLDGLAMGLDYRDTWTCYEGRAMACGKCGSCLERLAAFAANNTLDPLAYESTPTQVTG from the coding sequence ATGTCGTTACCCCCTACCTCTGGCGCAGACGCCTTATCTACCGTTGTGGTTTATTCTGGTGGCATGGACTCCTACACCGTTCTTCACCGCGCAATTCAAGAAGGGCTCGACGTTCATGCGCTCTCATTTGATTATGGCCAACGCCACTCCAAAGAACTGGACATAGCGAAAGCAGTTTGTAAGCAGCACAACATTCCCCATCAGATCGTTGATATACGCGCTATTCACGGTTTAATAGATAACTCAGCGCTGACCAATCCAGACGTATCAATGCCCGAAGGCAACTATGCTGCTGAAAACCTCCACACCACCGTTGTCCCTAACCGCAACATGATTCTGCTTTCTTTAGCCATTGCTAAAGCAGTTAATATCGGTGCGGCGCGTGTCGATTATGGCGCCCATGGCGGTGACCATATTCTCTACCCTGACTGCCGCCCTGAATTTGTTCACGCAATGAACCATGTTGCTGGCATCGCCAATTTTGAACCGGTAACGCTACATGCACCTTATTTAACTTCGAGCAAAGCCGATATCTTGCTCGATGGCCTAGCAATGGGTCTGGATTACCGTGATACCTGGACCTGCTATGAAGGACGCGCGATGGCTTGCGGCAAATGCGGCAGCTGCCTTGAACGTCTGGCGGCGTTCGCAGCCAACAATACTCTAGACCCACTAGCATATGAATCTACCCCTACACAGGTTACCGGCTGA
- a CDS encoding 6-pyruvoyl trahydropterin synthase family protein, with protein sequence MALFVNRLSHIDVSLWCPTKGLVGCSWQVDAHLEGELGEDGMLFDFGEVKPWIKRTLDSGLDHTLLIPINAPGIEVTDCAEGICIRTTTPYEMEVRGPAQAFTLLPWDTITLDRVTNHLSLQLTEQRPTNVHNVTLTLSDEPIDGAAYGYSHGLKRHLGNCQRIAHGHRSRLFIWQQQARQPTLEQHWAAWLDNRYLLEKADIESQIDEKLTCRYQSAQGTFSITLPQERCCVLPKPTTVENIALWLAKSVAEHSGHKTLVQAFEGIDKGATAEASP encoded by the coding sequence ATGGCGTTATTTGTAAATCGTCTCAGCCATATTGATGTTTCACTGTGGTGCCCTACAAAAGGGTTGGTAGGCTGTAGCTGGCAAGTAGATGCTCACCTGGAGGGGGAGCTAGGCGAAGATGGCATGCTTTTTGACTTCGGAGAAGTAAAGCCCTGGATTAAACGCACGCTCGATAGCGGCTTAGACCATACCTTGTTAATACCTATCAACGCGCCCGGCATTGAGGTTACTGACTGCGCTGAAGGCATCTGCATTAGAACCACGACTCCCTACGAAATGGAAGTTCGCGGCCCAGCCCAAGCATTTACCTTGCTCCCCTGGGATACCATCACTCTTGACCGTGTCACCAACCACTTGAGTTTACAGCTAACGGAGCAACGACCAACCAACGTCCACAACGTCACTTTAACGCTCAGTGACGAGCCTATAGACGGCGCTGCTTATGGTTATAGTCATGGCTTGAAGCGGCATCTCGGCAACTGCCAACGGATTGCACATGGCCACCGCTCGCGCCTGTTTATCTGGCAGCAGCAGGCACGTCAGCCTACGCTTGAACAGCACTGGGCAGCATGGCTGGATAATCGATATTTGCTTGAAAAAGCGGACATTGAAAGCCAGATTGATGAAAAGCTGACTTGCCGTTATCAGTCTGCACAAGGCACGTTTTCGATCACGCTGCCTCAAGAACGCTGCTGCGTACTGCCTAAGCCAACAACCGTCGAGAACATTGCTTTGTGGCTTGCTAAAAGTGTTGCAGAACACAGCGGCCATAAAACACTGGTTCAAGCCTTCGAAGGAATTGATAAAGGGGCAACGGCAGAAGCCTCGCCATGA
- a CDS encoding YkgJ family cysteine cluster protein → MSSHVFATDTAACRAGCGACCIAPSITSSIPGMPNGKPAGVRCVQLSDDNLCRLFGDPNRPDVCEQFDYDADVCGGHREEALATLHWLESVTYS, encoded by the coding sequence ATGAGTAGCCACGTATTTGCAACGGACACCGCCGCCTGCCGAGCAGGCTGCGGTGCTTGCTGTATTGCACCGTCTATTACCTCTTCTATACCCGGCATGCCAAATGGCAAACCGGCAGGCGTTCGATGCGTACAGTTAAGTGATGACAATTTATGCAGGTTATTTGGTGATCCTAATCGTCCTGATGTGTGTGAGCAGTTCGACTATGATGCGGATGTGTGTGGCGGGCACCGAGAGGAGGCGCTCGCCACACTTCACTGGCTGGAATCAGTGACGTATTCGTAG
- the acnB gene encoding bifunctional aconitate hydratase 2/2-methylisocitrate dehydratase — MLEAYRQHVEERAAEGVPPKPLNAEQVAALIELLKNPPAGEEEFILDLITNRVPPGVDEAAYVKAGFLTALAKGEATSPLIDKIHAVKLLGTMQGGYNIVSMVELLDNEELAREAGEQLKHTLLMFDAFHDVEERAKKGNAVAKDVIQSWADAEWFLSKPALEEKITLTVFKVPGETNTDDLSPAPDAWSRPDIPLHANAMLKNEREGIEPEVQGTTGPLKQIESVKAKGFPVAYVGDVVGTGSSRKSATNSVLWYFGDDIPYVPNKRAGGFCFGAKIAPIFFNTMEDSGALPVEMDVSKLEMGDIIDVYPYEGKVCKHGTDEVLTTFELKTQLILDEVRAGGRIPLIIGRGLTGKARESLGLEPSDVFRLPDQPIDTGKGFTLAQKMVGKACGMDGVRPGMYCEPKMTTVGSQDTTGPMTRDELKDLACLGFQADLVMQSFCHTAAYPKPVDVDTHHTLPDFIMNRGGVSLRPGDGIIHSWLNRMLLPDTVGTGGDSHTRFPLGISFPAGSGLVAFAAATGVMPLDMPESVLVRFKGERQPGVTLRDLVHAIPLYAIKKGLLTVEKSGKKNAFSGRVLEIEGLEDLTVEQAFELSDASAERSAAGCTITLSEESVTEYLKSNITLLKWMIANGYGDERTISRRIEGMEAWLENPSLMRADKDADYAEVIEIDLSEIKEPVLCAPNDPDDARLLSDVAGEKIDEVFIGSCMTNIGHFRAAGKLLEKQPAGSLKTRLWLAPPTKMDQHQLTEEGYYGIYGRAGARMEMPGCSLCMGNQARVAAKSTVVSTSTRNFPNRLGDGANVYLASAELAAVAAVEGRLPTVEEYQRYMSEFDALAGEIYRYMNFHEIEEYQKIASNVIPVAQEA; from the coding sequence GTGCTTGAAGCTTACCGCCAACATGTCGAGGAACGCGCTGCAGAGGGCGTACCGCCCAAGCCCCTGAACGCAGAACAAGTTGCTGCCTTAATTGAGCTACTTAAAAATCCGCCGGCAGGTGAAGAAGAGTTCATTCTTGATCTAATTACTAATCGAGTTCCCCCAGGTGTCGATGAAGCTGCCTATGTAAAGGCAGGCTTCTTGACCGCGCTTGCTAAAGGTGAAGCAACCTCTCCGCTGATCGATAAGATCCATGCCGTTAAACTTCTTGGCACCATGCAGGGCGGGTACAACATCGTCTCCATGGTCGAACTATTAGACAATGAAGAGCTTGCTCGTGAAGCTGGTGAACAGCTCAAGCATACCCTTCTCATGTTTGATGCGTTCCATGACGTTGAAGAGCGTGCCAAAAAAGGGAATGCAGTCGCCAAAGACGTTATTCAGTCCTGGGCTGATGCAGAGTGGTTCCTCTCCAAGCCTGCGCTGGAAGAGAAGATCACATTAACGGTCTTCAAGGTTCCCGGTGAAACCAATACCGACGATCTATCACCAGCACCTGATGCATGGTCGCGCCCAGACATCCCGCTGCATGCCAACGCTATGCTCAAAAACGAGCGCGAGGGTATTGAGCCTGAAGTTCAAGGAACAACCGGCCCGCTGAAACAAATTGAAAGCGTCAAAGCGAAAGGCTTCCCCGTTGCCTATGTAGGTGATGTTGTAGGCACCGGCTCTTCTCGCAAATCTGCCACTAACTCTGTTCTTTGGTACTTTGGCGACGACATTCCTTACGTGCCTAACAAGCGCGCTGGCGGCTTCTGTTTCGGTGCAAAAATCGCGCCCATCTTCTTCAATACAATGGAAGACTCTGGTGCACTTCCGGTAGAAATGGATGTTTCCAAACTGGAAATGGGCGATATCATTGATGTCTATCCTTATGAAGGTAAAGTGTGCAAGCACGGCACCGACGAGGTACTGACAACATTTGAGCTCAAAACCCAGCTTATCCTTGACGAAGTGCGCGCTGGTGGACGCATACCGTTGATCATCGGTCGTGGCCTTACAGGTAAAGCGCGTGAATCACTGGGTCTTGAGCCCTCTGATGTTTTCCGCCTCCCAGACCAACCGATAGATACTGGCAAGGGATTCACTCTTGCTCAGAAAATGGTGGGTAAAGCATGTGGCATGGATGGCGTGCGCCCCGGCATGTATTGCGAGCCGAAGATGACCACCGTTGGCTCTCAGGACACGACTGGGCCGATGACCCGCGATGAGTTGAAAGACTTAGCATGTCTTGGCTTCCAGGCCGACTTGGTCATGCAATCATTCTGTCACACAGCAGCCTATCCAAAGCCTGTCGATGTGGATACGCATCACACACTGCCTGATTTCATCATGAACCGTGGCGGCGTCTCTCTTCGCCCTGGTGACGGCATTATCCACAGCTGGCTGAACCGGATGCTGCTGCCCGACACCGTCGGCACCGGTGGTGACTCTCACACTCGTTTCCCGTTGGGCATTTCGTTCCCGGCAGGTTCTGGTTTAGTAGCGTTTGCTGCCGCGACTGGCGTCATGCCTTTGGACATGCCGGAATCCGTGCTGGTTCGCTTTAAGGGTGAGCGCCAGCCGGGTGTTACACTGCGCGATCTGGTTCACGCCATTCCGCTTTATGCCATCAAGAAAGGCCTGCTTACCGTTGAGAAATCCGGCAAGAAGAACGCTTTCTCTGGTCGCGTATTGGAAATTGAAGGCCTTGAAGACCTAACCGTCGAACAAGCTTTCGAACTTTCTGACGCCTCAGCAGAGCGCAGTGCAGCAGGCTGTACAATCACTCTGTCCGAAGAAAGCGTTACTGAGTACCTTAAATCGAACATCACACTGTTAAAGTGGATGATTGCGAATGGCTACGGTGACGAACGCACTATCAGCCGTCGTATCGAAGGTATGGAAGCATGGCTTGAGAACCCAAGCCTGATGCGTGCTGACAAAGATGCAGATTATGCTGAAGTCATCGAAATTGATTTGAGCGAAATAAAAGAGCCCGTTCTTTGTGCGCCCAATGATCCAGATGATGCTCGTCTGCTATCAGATGTTGCTGGCGAAAAAATTGATGAAGTATTTATCGGCTCTTGTATGACCAACATTGGTCATTTCCGGGCAGCGGGTAAACTACTTGAAAAACAGCCTGCGGGCAGCTTGAAAACGCGCCTTTGGCTAGCGCCGCCGACCAAAATGGATCAGCACCAGCTTACCGAAGAAGGCTACTACGGCATTTATGGCCGTGCTGGCGCCCGTATGGAAATGCCGGGATGTTCACTGTGTATGGGTAACCAGGCACGCGTTGCAGCGAAAAGCACCGTTGTGTCTACGTCTACACGTAATTTCCCGAACCGCTTAGGTGATGGTGCAAATGTATACCTCGCCTCAGCGGAGCTCGCAGCCGTAGCTGCTGTGGAAGGTCGCCTTCCAACCGTAGAAGAATACCAGCGTTACATGAGTGAATTTGACGCACTCGCTGGAGAAATATATCGTTACATGAACTTCCACGAAATCGAGGAGTATCAAAAAATCGCCTCGAACGTGATTCCGGTTGCTCAAGAAGCTTAA
- a CDS encoding SRPBCC family protein has translation MATIEHSEIINAQPERVFELLSRVEDFADYSDLIRSIDTLGDNRYRWHVRAVGMDWSFDVAVTEIKPPNVLAWESLEGVKNQGRYQLREVPEGTEVSLTLSYEIRNRLMEKAVNRAAKPLVGKVSRQILERVEARLNE, from the coding sequence ATGGCCACCATAGAACATAGCGAAATTATTAATGCTCAGCCTGAAAGGGTGTTTGAACTGCTAAGTCGAGTTGAAGATTTTGCTGACTATTCTGATCTCATCAGATCAATTGATACTTTAGGCGATAATCGTTATCGCTGGCATGTCCGTGCGGTGGGTATGGATTGGTCATTTGATGTGGCAGTAACCGAGATCAAGCCACCGAATGTGCTGGCGTGGGAATCATTAGAAGGCGTTAAAAATCAAGGACGTTATCAATTGCGTGAAGTGCCGGAGGGGACTGAGGTATCGCTCACGCTGAGTTATGAAATCCGCAACCGGTTAATGGAAAAAGCGGTGAACCGTGCTGCAAAGCCATTAGTTGGAAAAGTGAGTAGGCAAATTCTTGAGCGGGTTGAAGCGCGACTAAATGAATAA
- a CDS encoding AAA family ATPase translates to MRDARETDQLTLFGHFSLSQGEDVLTHFSYDKVKALLVYLLLHRQPVNRASLAELLWPDQGLSSGRTNLRHALHCLRQSMGDNAEQVLNVSRQTIAFQLPAHWRVDLHELQQLLEGPRDLANLEEVMSCYQGDLIEELQLANCSEFQRWLVQVRNEWRQRVIRFAEQVLDAHSDVPDTLLEGLVSRFSGYGPFHERLVRQLAEQNQMAAAHEQYNSYLQLLALSGQQPEPSFLQLANYWSDGHHDPRVMSPQGAFSRVLAADSKPLREDEIELRQLSVMAIRLKLQGDWQDRAATRNCLALQLELLRWLEQQCHHLGGFWLPGATGGLGLACFGTHGPAHQLAELVALYEHCRLALPLESQRHWIGDGDPPKFELAAGLNSGRVVYLPERQLADPLGQVTQVSLELMSAAEGSELVISQEASQHMPPALDLQPRLVSRLVASDGRVRLRALVLGVNEGGRDALPPSLVGRETSLRTLRDALARAGIGLRQSVLVRGASGMGKSALMVGFRQLELSRDAAICWQPTTRLSVLEPYGVARTLLAWYFEATPTCEAVRQLQETLCMEPLDDERQQLLEEALGVRDVQEVAQLTQNGEAIELVVKLLHRLIDHQASSRTLVLMIDDLQWLDEPSFKVLGGLQARLPINTAFMLVASHHGRESLPVKLHWDQQITLGKLDALQSSRLLSQLSRRYRIHLSPRLRNQIIERCDGVPLYMQEICRRLDMDRREGRSVQFDELPKGLLGLLASRIDQLEGDREIAHVAAVLGKRFRLDFLQECSGWEKPRLSQAIEHMRQLEIIEPVDKEGGEPEHQFSHQLLQEAAYLSCPRDVRVKLHQQVVTLIEERFPVWISRHPGDFATHLRRSGHYARGARYFELAAREALKVSANRTALRMADFGLASLRHVDHEVEREVSLLTVRGQAAFALEGHGSPTAHESFVRARELLRQSGGAATEDPEDLEQIFLVKWGLWVGRSQRYAHADAFALASTLADIAGRLDDPRYQRLADYARAHCEYWAGRIQQAHDHLDEIDPLNAQMMIEWLPFSDHPQVTAASFQGWALCLRGDYQRAERHISSAIRLAEKIGHPGTLAMALMFSAALYRQLGHVHLAARHAERAAAMTGTPDLQLWQISAQGILGWQRALEGDQGGLAQVRDSLDQMAELNGRDRYQRPVLWYSDACIELGELKAAEDYLDQCLVIAKERTTLFLPELATQLAKVRDLLGHPANEVKALAEMAIDQAREHGNRHQELAALELWLTRIAPNDLQAKEAFRRLLSEVSHSDAPVLVRWVSLLDRRLPHAVSVENET, encoded by the coding sequence ATGCGCGATGCTCGTGAGACAGACCAACTGACCCTGTTCGGCCATTTCTCTTTGTCACAGGGAGAAGATGTGCTGACGCACTTCAGTTATGACAAGGTAAAAGCGCTGCTGGTTTATTTGCTGCTGCACCGACAGCCCGTTAACCGAGCTTCCCTTGCAGAATTACTTTGGCCAGACCAGGGGCTGTCGTCGGGCAGAACCAACCTACGTCATGCGCTTCATTGTCTACGTCAGTCGATGGGTGACAATGCCGAGCAAGTGTTGAACGTATCCCGCCAGACCATCGCTTTCCAATTGCCAGCCCACTGGCGAGTTGATTTGCACGAATTACAGCAATTGTTAGAAGGGCCTCGAGATTTAGCGAACCTCGAAGAGGTGATGTCGTGCTATCAAGGGGATTTAATAGAAGAGCTTCAGCTTGCCAATTGCAGCGAATTTCAGCGATGGTTAGTTCAGGTGCGAAATGAGTGGCGTCAACGTGTTATTCGTTTTGCTGAGCAGGTGCTAGATGCCCACTCAGATGTACCTGACACGCTATTGGAAGGGTTAGTCAGTCGCTTTTCTGGCTACGGACCATTTCATGAGCGCCTGGTACGTCAGCTAGCCGAGCAAAATCAGATGGCGGCTGCTCATGAGCAGTACAACAGCTATTTACAGTTGTTAGCGCTTTCTGGTCAGCAGCCTGAACCGAGCTTTCTTCAGTTAGCAAATTATTGGTCAGATGGCCATCATGATCCGCGCGTAATGAGCCCGCAAGGCGCTTTTTCTCGCGTACTGGCGGCAGATAGTAAACCTCTTCGTGAAGATGAAATTGAGCTGCGCCAGTTATCTGTCATGGCTATTCGGCTTAAGTTACAAGGCGACTGGCAAGACCGTGCGGCTACCCGAAACTGTTTGGCGCTTCAATTAGAGCTACTGCGTTGGTTGGAGCAGCAGTGTCATCACTTAGGAGGATTCTGGCTGCCTGGCGCAACGGGGGGGCTGGGCTTGGCCTGCTTTGGGACTCATGGTCCAGCTCACCAGTTGGCAGAACTGGTTGCGCTTTATGAACATTGCCGTCTGGCGTTGCCTTTAGAGTCTCAGCGTCACTGGATCGGTGACGGTGACCCTCCAAAATTTGAACTCGCCGCAGGCCTTAATAGCGGGAGGGTGGTGTATCTTCCTGAGCGTCAGCTAGCTGACCCGCTTGGCCAAGTGACTCAAGTATCATTGGAGTTAATGAGCGCTGCAGAGGGCAGCGAGCTGGTGATCTCCCAAGAAGCCAGCCAGCACATGCCGCCTGCACTTGATTTGCAGCCGCGGTTGGTATCTCGTTTGGTTGCTAGCGATGGCCGCGTCCGTTTAAGAGCATTAGTGCTGGGGGTGAATGAAGGTGGTAGAGATGCGTTGCCACCTAGTTTAGTGGGTCGAGAAACATCACTGCGCACGCTAAGAGACGCGCTGGCGAGGGCCGGCATTGGTTTGCGCCAAAGCGTGCTGGTTCGTGGTGCATCGGGGATGGGTAAATCTGCTCTGATGGTGGGTTTTCGTCAGTTAGAATTGAGCCGTGATGCTGCCATCTGTTGGCAGCCAACGACGCGGCTATCGGTGCTAGAGCCCTACGGTGTCGCACGCACTTTGCTCGCTTGGTATTTTGAAGCAACGCCAACCTGTGAGGCTGTTCGTCAGTTACAAGAAACGCTTTGTATGGAGCCTCTGGATGATGAGCGACAGCAGCTGCTTGAAGAGGCGTTAGGGGTTCGTGACGTTCAAGAAGTGGCCCAGTTAACTCAGAATGGTGAGGCCATTGAGCTAGTCGTAAAGCTTCTACATCGCTTAATCGATCATCAAGCCAGTTCACGGACATTAGTGCTGATGATCGACGATCTGCAATGGCTAGATGAACCTTCATTCAAGGTATTAGGAGGGCTACAAGCTCGGTTGCCAATCAATACGGCCTTCATGCTGGTAGCCAGCCATCATGGTCGAGAGTCACTGCCAGTTAAGCTGCACTGGGATCAGCAAATTACTCTTGGAAAGCTGGACGCTCTGCAGTCCTCTCGTTTGCTTTCTCAGTTATCCCGCCGTTATCGCATTCATTTAAGCCCACGGCTGCGCAACCAAATTATTGAGCGTTGCGACGGGGTGCCGTTGTACATGCAAGAGATTTGTCGGCGTTTAGATATGGATCGCCGCGAAGGTCGCAGTGTGCAGTTTGATGAGCTTCCAAAAGGGCTATTAGGGCTGCTGGCTAGTCGTATTGATCAGTTGGAAGGTGATCGAGAAATTGCCCACGTAGCAGCGGTATTAGGCAAACGTTTCCGTCTTGATTTTCTGCAAGAGTGCAGTGGTTGGGAAAAACCGCGGCTGTCCCAAGCGATTGAGCACATGCGTCAACTAGAAATTATAGAACCAGTGGATAAAGAAGGAGGGGAGCCGGAGCATCAGTTTAGTCACCAGTTGCTGCAAGAAGCGGCCTACCTTTCATGTCCTAGGGACGTGCGCGTTAAGCTTCATCAGCAGGTAGTCACACTGATTGAAGAACGCTTCCCTGTATGGATTAGCCGCCACCCAGGTGATTTTGCAACCCACTTACGCCGCAGTGGCCATTACGCCAGGGGCGCTCGTTACTTTGAGCTGGCCGCACGGGAAGCCCTCAAGGTGAGTGCTAACCGAACGGCACTGCGCATGGCAGACTTCGGACTTGCCAGTCTGCGTCATGTGGATCATGAAGTTGAGCGTGAAGTAAGCCTGCTGACCGTGCGTGGCCAAGCGGCCTTCGCCTTAGAGGGGCATGGATCGCCCACTGCGCATGAAAGCTTCGTGCGTGCGAGAGAGTTGCTTCGCCAGTCGGGTGGCGCCGCCACGGAAGATCCCGAAGATCTTGAGCAAATATTTTTGGTTAAGTGGGGCTTATGGGTCGGCCGAAGCCAGCGCTATGCCCACGCCGATGCATTTGCGCTGGCCTCGACGCTTGCAGACATTGCTGGGCGTTTAGACGATCCGCGCTACCAACGGCTCGCTGACTATGCCCGGGCGCATTGCGAATACTGGGCTGGACGTATTCAGCAAGCGCATGATCACCTGGACGAAATTGACCCGCTCAATGCGCAAATGATGATTGAATGGCTGCCATTCTCTGATCACCCACAAGTAACCGCTGCCTCTTTCCAAGGCTGGGCGCTCTGCTTGCGTGGTGATTATCAACGCGCAGAGCGGCATATATCCTCCGCTATCCGATTGGCTGAAAAAATTGGCCATCCAGGTACGCTTGCCATGGCGTTGATGTTTTCCGCCGCCCTTTATCGGCAGCTTGGGCATGTGCATTTAGCAGCACGACACGCTGAGCGTGCTGCTGCCATGACGGGTACGCCCGATTTGCAGCTGTGGCAGATTTCTGCTCAGGGTATTCTTGGCTGGCAACGAGCTCTCGAGGGCGACCAGGGGGGGCTAGCACAGGTGCGGGATAGTTTAGACCAGATGGCAGAGCTGAATGGGCGCGATCGTTATCAGCGTCCAGTTTTATGGTACTCAGATGCGTGTATTGAGCTCGGAGAGCTAAAAGCGGCTGAAGATTATCTGGATCAGTGCCTAGTCATTGCTAAAGAGCGCACAACACTCTTTTTGCCTGAGCTGGCAACGCAGTTAGCTAAGGTGCGCGATTTGCTTGGGCACCCTGCTAATGAAGTGAAAGCACTGGCTGAAATGGCCATTGATCAGGCTCGAGAGCATGGCAATCGCCATCAGGAGCTTGCGGCACTTGAGCTTTGGTTGACGCGCATTGCACCAAATGACCTGCAGGCCAAAGAAGCATTTAGGCGCTTATTGAGTGAGGTGAGCCATAGCGATGCGCCAGTACTGGTTCGTTGGGTGAGCCTACTTGATAGGCGACTCCCCCACGCAGTGAGTGTTGAAAACGAAACATGA
- a CDS encoding TVP38/TMEM64 family protein, translated as MNNFFKHSWRWAAGFSIAAMLAYVWLWYSPDLMAVKRWAATMSHHPLVVIAVMGTMAITLAIGLPGSIGLWLIAPFYPPLVATLMLTLSSVVGAWGAYLLAARAGGRWQPKGLTLKVMDTLKERSDLLTQCALRVLPGFPHSVINFAAGLGHIPLKRYLIAAAIGLSVKWGVYSSAIYGALEAVEEKDALQFDVILPLVVLTILLFVGGWYRRRVEAARQ; from the coding sequence ATGAATAACTTTTTTAAGCACTCCTGGCGTTGGGCCGCTGGCTTTTCTATCGCAGCAATGCTCGCCTATGTTTGGTTGTGGTATTCGCCAGACTTGATGGCTGTGAAACGCTGGGCGGCTACGATGTCACACCATCCCCTGGTTGTGATTGCTGTAATGGGCACGATGGCCATCACGTTGGCAATTGGTTTGCCGGGCAGTATAGGGCTATGGCTGATTGCGCCTTTCTATCCACCTTTAGTTGCTACCTTAATGTTAACGCTCAGCAGTGTTGTTGGTGCATGGGGAGCTTATCTATTAGCAGCACGAGCCGGAGGGCGTTGGCAACCAAAAGGTTTGACGCTTAAGGTGATGGATACACTGAAAGAAAGAAGTGATCTGTTAACTCAGTGCGCGCTGCGCGTTCTACCTGGTTTTCCGCATTCAGTGATTAATTTTGCTGCTGGATTAGGGCATATTCCTCTAAAGCGTTACTTAATAGCGGCAGCAATTGGGCTTTCGGTAAAGTGGGGGGTTTACAGCAGTGCTATATATGGTGCACTTGAAGCGGTTGAAGAGAAAGATGCATTGCAGTTTGATGTGATCCTACCACTTGTCGTGCTGACGATTCTTCTCTTCGTTGGCGGATGGTATAGGCGCCGCGTGGAGGCGGCGCGTCAGTGA